From Ignisphaera aggregans DSM 17230, the proteins below share one genomic window:
- a CDS encoding conserved hypothetical protein (KEGG: dka:DKAM_0597 hypothetical protein~SPTR: B8D492 Putative uncharacterized protein) produces MSSRKWYYRIPPYVYLSIGIVLIAIAILMLIWSIGYMERAMVGTSLLCTFIGFTLLSSSLYVLRLSAYVYALEKGSKGEEI; encoded by the coding sequence ATGAGCTCAAGGAAATGGTATTATAGGATACCTCCATATGTATATCTATCCATAGGAATTGTGTTGATAGCTATAGCTATACTTATGCTGATATGGTCTATAGGATATATGGAGAGGGCTATGGTTGGAACATCGCTTCTATGTACATTCATAGGATTTACACTGCTGTCATCATCTCTATATGTATTGAGATTATCTGCATATGTATATGCGCTTGAGAAGGGGTCTAAGGGTGAAGAGATTTAG
- a CDS encoding protein of unknown function DUF58 (COGs: COG1721 conserved hypothetical protein (some members contain a von Willebrand factor type A (vWA) domain)~InterPro IPR002881~KEGG: dka:DKAM_0599 protein of unknown function DUF58~PFAM: protein of unknown function DUF58~SPTR: B8D494 Putative uncharacterized protein~PFAM: Protein of unknown function DUF58) — protein sequence MSITISEISATYRFKLVVILISILIGFGAIVNRGLLTIAIALIVLTAIMRGYTKLCIHIVSNLRVSIPSYIGYEGEEKVVEISIENPTYIPIAFLEISINYSPFLKLVGGTKSALLLIPPRGKAVVKLVFNARLGRHVVGPIKTVVRDPLGLYRSSEIMIGRKSYLEIYPRVSETVVRKLLVFTRSTGIVRTRQRGSGVEIHSIREYTPYDDVRRILWKYYASKRKLVVKDTERETMQNILFILDATPPMFIGPYGYTPFEHCSRTIASIARYLAHRGDLMGIAIFTRKYIEVSPRFERGMKGYKNVINYIKNIDFDTDDTDDSVRALRIEGLFRKTISMLPRERSIIFIFTTSGGKTYREILAKYVNILREMMHEIYIVIPITTIYEIKGLPEWGQAIFRIKTYEAMKREIEFANSLKHMGIDVIAAGPQHIPQLIVSMIEMRRY from the coding sequence ATGAGTATCACGATAAGTGAGATAAGTGCTACATATAGATTCAAACTTGTTGTAATACTAATATCTATCCTAATCGGCTTTGGTGCTATTGTGAATAGAGGTCTTCTAACTATAGCTATAGCATTAATTGTTTTAACAGCTATTATGAGGGGGTACACAAAGCTTTGTATACATATTGTATCCAATTTGAGGGTTTCTATACCTAGCTATATAGGTTATGAGGGTGAGGAGAAGGTTGTTGAGATATCTATAGAGAACCCTACCTATATACCCATAGCATTTCTTGAGATATCTATAAACTATTCACCATTTCTAAAACTTGTTGGTGGAACAAAATCAGCTCTTCTCCTAATTCCCCCAAGGGGTAAAGCTGTTGTTAAGCTTGTCTTCAATGCTAGGCTAGGGAGACATGTTGTTGGACCTATAAAAACTGTTGTCAGGGATCCCCTCGGGCTCTATAGATCTAGTGAGATTATGATTGGTAGAAAGTCTTATCTAGAGATATATCCAAGGGTTTCAGAAACAGTTGTTAGGAAACTTCTCGTCTTCACAAGATCTACAGGTATTGTGAGAACTAGGCAGAGGGGCAGTGGTGTGGAGATCCATAGCATAAGAGAGTATACACCCTATGACGATGTCAGGAGAATTCTGTGGAAATACTATGCATCTAAACGAAAACTTGTTGTCAAGGATACAGAGAGGGAGACTATGCAAAACATATTGTTTATCCTAGATGCAACACCCCCTATGTTCATAGGTCCCTATGGATATACACCATTTGAACACTGTTCAAGGACTATAGCAAGTATAGCTAGATATCTAGCACATAGAGGTGATCTCATGGGTATAGCAATATTTACAAGGAAATATATAGAGGTTTCGCCAAGGTTTGAAAGGGGTATGAAGGGCTATAAAAATGTTATTAACTATATAAAGAATATAGATTTTGATACAGATGATACAGATGATAGTGTTAGAGCTCTAAGGATAGAGGGATTGTTTAGAAAAACAATATCTATGTTGCCAAGAGAGAGAAGCATAATATTCATATTTACAACATCTGGAGGGAAAACATATAGAGAAATTCTAGCAAAATATGTGAATATCCTTAGAGAGATGATGCACGAGATATACATAGTTATACCAATAACAACTATATATGAGATCAAGGGTCTACCTGAATGGGGGCAGGCAATATTTAGGATAAAAACATATGAGGCTATGAAGAGAGAGATAGAATTTGCAAATAGCTTAAAACATATGGGTATAGATGTTATTGCAGCAGGGCCACAACACATTCCACAGCTTATAGTGTCAATGATAGAAATGAGAAGATATTAG
- a CDS encoding hypothetical protein (KEGG: dka:DKAM_0596 hypothetical protein~SPTR: B8D491 Putative uncharacterized protein), whose translation MRLRIVLEIAIRITIAFVLWEYIAKLYNLLTGFDIYMFMHMDIESKARFILMSLASVFALVSLITANITLFIATIVIGSIAEGLAGSTPIYIALVYLPIVLSLDTIKNLYRDGQEKGIRIDMKKMVLGAIYTIVIVGVSMFIAYLSARYIATLTTPIPATSSRLAFAITTNPLYLLAIATAISIILYMVTTSLFDIAITYIYPSRQIALKTLLNRDDIDINLVPPLSTIKSFVIASIIAPLLYAAIYSSILDRIASQYIANQILLLVIRVFVAIIIFISIGLIFNRIEKGLSYNPKTIFLTSIAILLLIYGAAVYGSYAVYRDPIYSFLHPDISMVTQYASSIYHNYYILFIEFIEIIPKLFGAVP comes from the coding sequence ATGAGGCTTAGAATTGTTTTGGAGATAGCTATAAGGATAACTATAGCTTTTGTTCTATGGGAATATATAGCAAAGCTCTACAACCTTCTAACAGGCTTTGACATATACATGTTTATGCATATGGATATAGAGTCTAAAGCTAGATTCATCCTCATGTCGCTGGCATCTGTATTCGCATTAGTATCACTCATAACAGCAAACATAACACTATTTATAGCAACCATTGTCATAGGCTCTATAGCTGAGGGGCTTGCAGGCTCTACACCAATCTATATAGCTTTGGTATACCTCCCAATTGTATTGTCCCTAGACACTATAAAGAATCTCTATAGGGATGGTCAGGAGAAGGGAATTAGAATAGATATGAAGAAGATGGTGCTTGGAGCTATATATACAATAGTCATTGTCGGAGTGTCTATGTTTATCGCATATCTCTCAGCTAGATATATAGCCACACTAACAACACCCATACCAGCAACATCATCTAGGCTTGCCTTTGCTATAACAACAAATCCACTCTATCTACTTGCAATAGCTACAGCTATATCCATCATTCTATACATGGTAACGACAAGCCTATTCGATATAGCTATAACATATATCTATCCATCTAGACAAATAGCTCTAAAAACTCTCCTAAATAGAGATGACATAGATATAAACCTAGTGCCACCGTTATCAACAATAAAAAGCTTTGTTATTGCAAGCATCATAGCTCCTCTACTCTATGCAGCTATATATAGCTCTATACTGGATAGAATAGCTTCTCAGTATATTGCAAACCAAATTCTTCTTCTAGTCATTAGAGTATTTGTAGCTATCATAATATTTATATCTATTGGACTTATCTTCAATAGGATTGAAAAGGGATTGAGCTACAATCCAAAGACAATATTTTTAACATCTATAGCAATACTGCTGCTTATATATGGAGCTGCTGTATATGGTTCATATGCAGTTTATAGAGATCCCATCTACTCTTTCCTCCACCCAGATATATCTATGGTTACACAGTATGCTTCATCTATATACCATAACTACTATATACTATTCATAGAGTTTATAGAGATTATACCAAAACTTTTTGGTGCTGTTCCATGA
- a CDS encoding monosaccharide ABC transporter substrate-binding protein, CUT2 family (COGs: COG1879 ABC-type sugar transport system periplasmic component~KEGG: dtu:Dtur_1643 periplasmic binding protein/LacI transcriptional regulator~SPTR: B8E342 Periplasmic binding protein/LacI transcriptional regulator~PFAM: family): MRGISRTTLAIVIIAVVVIAAVAGFLVWRYYFATPPKKMVFVVIGKSVHPYWSVVEAGVKKAGQELGVEAIFWVPSKEDVPAQLSTMDTYIAQNVAGIAIAPSDPSAATPYINKALEKGIPVITIDTDAAQSNRLAYLGTGNYRAGWLAGLLAWQCLKEKGYAKPGATVKVAILTGSLTAANSLERIAGFQHAIGNASKKDPDIGGNINIVWLGPYNDEEDAAKALSLASSVLASHPDLHAAFGVYAYDGPAWTKAMEGAGIPPGKICLIEFDVTPDNIPPVKSGYAYATVGQRQYFMGYYGVKLLYNMTKMGVEQALKNFIPGYPNNKIYDTGVDLVSTRTFEFTAPTGEKVKVTSIDDYRNLCVQLGVDPKLLLGE, encoded by the coding sequence ATGAGGGGTATATCTAGAACAACTTTAGCTATAGTGATAATAGCTGTTGTAGTAATAGCAGCAGTAGCAGGCTTCTTAGTATGGAGATACTACTTTGCTACACCACCTAAGAAAATGGTATTTGTTGTTATAGGAAAATCTGTTCATCCTTATTGGAGTGTTGTTGAAGCAGGTGTTAAGAAGGCTGGTCAAGAGCTTGGAGTTGAAGCAATCTTCTGGGTACCATCAAAGGAGGATGTACCTGCACAGCTAAGTACAATGGATACATATATAGCTCAGAATGTAGCAGGTATAGCTATTGCACCATCCGATCCTAGTGCAGCTACCCCCTATATCAATAAAGCTCTTGAAAAAGGTATACCCGTTATAACAATTGATACAGATGCTGCTCAAAGTAATAGACTTGCATATCTTGGTACAGGTAACTATAGAGCGGGTTGGCTAGCAGGTCTACTTGCATGGCAATGCCTAAAGGAGAAAGGATATGCAAAACCAGGAGCAACAGTTAAGGTAGCTATATTGACAGGTTCTCTAACAGCTGCAAACTCCCTAGAGAGAATAGCTGGATTTCAGCATGCTATTGGAAATGCTAGTAAAAAGGATCCAGATATAGGTGGTAATATAAATATTGTATGGCTTGGACCTTATAACGATGAAGAAGATGCTGCCAAAGCATTAAGCCTAGCATCATCTGTCCTAGCTTCACATCCAGATCTCCATGCAGCATTTGGTGTATATGCCTATGATGGACCTGCATGGACAAAGGCTATGGAGGGTGCAGGGATACCACCGGGTAAGATATGTCTAATAGAATTCGATGTAACTCCAGACAACATACCACCTGTTAAAAGTGGATATGCATATGCTACTGTAGGACAAAGACAATACTTCATGGGCTACTATGGAGTTAAACTACTCTACAATATGACTAAGATGGGTGTAGAGCAAGCACTAAAGAACTTCATACCGGGTTATCCAAATAATAAGATCTATGATACTGGTGTAGACCTTGTATCTACAAGAACATTTGAGTTTACAGCTCCTACAGGTGAAAAGGTAAAGGTAACATCTATTGATGACTATAGAAATCTATGTGTACAACTAGGTGTAGATCCAAAGCTTCTCTTAGGAGAATAA
- a CDS encoding inner-membrane translocator (COGs: COG1172 Ribose/xylose/arabinose/galactoside ABC-type transport systems permease components~InterPro IPR001851~KEGG: tna:CTN_0578 sugar ABC transporter, permease protein~PFAM: inner-membrane translocator~SPTR: B9K721 Sugar ABC transporter, permease protein~PFAM: Branched-chain amino acid transport system / permease component), whose amino-acid sequence MYTASILGVIKAYIFDANNPYRDKAMSMLRRIVVEPVFGISLAIAVIAFVTGAVNPNFWTVENWEAILRWIIALSVMAMGESFVLISGGIDLSVGSIAAASGMVLAYLIHCIGIPIPISIFLTLLFGLSIGLFHGAFVSILSPPFPQIMPAFLITLVSKIFFGGFAQAITLGWPIVLHQYRALALVSTTPILVTILLITAILSIYIQRFSILGRYVYAVGGNIDVARISGVPINKVRLFVYGYSGVCAALAGVINTSLMMTAYPGTGLGMELFAIASNAVGGVSLAGGEGMALGAIIGSFLIGLIRNSLVLTGVSPYWIESVTGIILAVAVVTDLYRRLRIR is encoded by the coding sequence ATGTATACAGCTAGTATTCTTGGTGTAATAAAAGCTTATATATTTGATGCCAATAATCCTTATCGGGATAAGGCTATGTCAATGCTAAGAAGAATTGTAGTTGAACCTGTCTTCGGTATCTCTTTAGCTATAGCTGTTATAGCCTTTGTAACAGGTGCTGTTAATCCTAATTTTTGGACTGTAGAGAATTGGGAGGCTATACTAAGGTGGATTATAGCTCTAAGCGTTATGGCTATGGGAGAATCCTTTGTCTTGATTAGTGGTGGTATAGATCTATCAGTAGGTTCTATAGCTGCTGCCTCTGGCATGGTATTAGCATATCTAATTCACTGTATTGGGATTCCCATACCCATATCAATATTTCTAACACTACTATTCGGTCTCTCTATAGGTCTTTTCCATGGTGCATTTGTAAGTATACTTTCACCACCATTCCCACAGATAATGCCAGCATTCCTCATAACGCTTGTGAGTAAGATATTTTTTGGAGGATTTGCACAAGCAATAACGCTTGGATGGCCTATAGTTCTACATCAATATAGAGCATTAGCACTCGTATCAACAACGCCTATACTAGTTACAATACTCCTTATCACAGCTATTCTAAGTATATACATACAGAGGTTTAGTATTCTTGGTAGATATGTATATGCAGTTGGTGGTAATATAGATGTTGCTAGGATAAGTGGTGTTCCTATAAATAAAGTTAGACTATTTGTATATGGGTATAGCGGTGTTTGTGCAGCTCTAGCTGGTGTCATAAATACCTCTCTTATGATGACAGCGTATCCAGGTACAGGTCTGGGTATGGAACTCTTTGCAATAGCGTCTAATGCCGTGGGTGGTGTTAGTCTTGCTGGTGGTGAGGGAATGGCTCTTGGAGCAATTATAGGCTCATTTCTAATAGGATTAATAAGAAATTCATTGGTATTGACTGGGGTATCACCATATTGGATAGAATCTGTAACAGGTATTATCCTAGCTGTAGCTGTTGTTACGGATCTATATAGGAGGTTAAGGATAAGATAG
- a CDS encoding ABC transporter related (COGs: COG1129 ABC-type sugar transport system ATPase component~InterPro IPR003439:IPR003593:IPR017871~KEGG: tna:CTN_0775 ABC transporter related~PFAM: ABC transporter related~SMART: AAA ATPase~SPTR: B9K7L8 ABC transporter related~PFAM: ABC transporter): MHRAPILETVDIWKRFPGVIALKGVSIKVYENEIVGLVGENGAGKSTFLKIIGGILRKDSGKIYWMSREVEFRSPHEALENGVAYVPQDVNILGNLSLYENVFIGRENKSLFLPRDSRREIEASRKVFKELGIDIDPIIKGREVGFSIAQLTLIARAIYFKSKLIMFDEPTSGLGVIETEKLLNIMTRLRDMGVSIIFVSHKIEEVMNVADRIYVLRDGTLVSEYSREQFDLHRIVRDMVAREVKEFFPKEKVEIGNIIMEVKNLSDTVGFVKNVNFYVRRGEILGIYGIAGSGRTEMALTLIGFRPKKSGTIVIDGKTVEIRRPRDAINHGIGYLPEDWRLSLVLIMSISENISLPIINSLRVINLGGLSPIDFSSESKISRDYVNKLRVVPPDIKRRTLYLSGGNKQKVAIAKLLASRSKILILDEPTHGIDVGAKVEIRKLMCDIAKEGKAVILISSELPEVINMSDRILVMREGTIVAEFSRDEASEEKIARAAIL; the protein is encoded by the coding sequence ATGCATAGAGCTCCAATCCTTGAGACTGTAGACATATGGAAGAGATTTCCAGGCGTTATTGCTCTAAAGGGAGTCTCTATAAAGGTTTATGAGAATGAGATTGTAGGTCTTGTTGGAGAAAATGGTGCAGGTAAATCAACATTTCTAAAGATTATAGGTGGAATTCTAAGGAAGGATTCTGGAAAGATATATTGGATGAGTAGAGAGGTAGAGTTTAGATCTCCTCATGAAGCTCTAGAGAATGGTGTTGCATATGTGCCTCAAGATGTAAATATCCTTGGCAATCTATCTCTATATGAGAATGTGTTTATTGGTAGAGAAAACAAATCTCTATTTCTACCAAGGGATAGTAGACGTGAGATAGAAGCAAGTAGAAAGGTTTTCAAAGAGCTTGGTATAGATATAGATCCTATTATTAAGGGTAGAGAGGTGGGATTCTCAATAGCACAACTAACACTTATTGCTAGAGCTATATACTTTAAATCAAAACTAATAATGTTTGATGAACCTACATCAGGCTTAGGTGTTATAGAAACAGAGAAACTCCTTAATATAATGACGAGATTGAGGGATATGGGGGTATCAATAATATTTGTTAGTCATAAAATTGAAGAGGTTATGAATGTTGCTGATAGAATCTATGTGTTAAGAGATGGCACACTAGTTTCTGAGTATAGTAGAGAACAATTTGATTTACATAGAATTGTTAGAGATATGGTTGCACGTGAAGTAAAAGAGTTCTTCCCCAAGGAGAAGGTAGAAATAGGTAATATTATCATGGAGGTTAAAAACCTTTCAGATACTGTTGGATTTGTTAAAAATGTTAATTTCTATGTTAGACGTGGCGAAATTCTGGGTATATATGGAATTGCAGGTTCTGGAAGAACAGAGATGGCACTTACACTAATAGGTTTTAGACCAAAGAAATCAGGTACTATAGTTATTGATGGAAAAACCGTTGAGATCCGTAGACCTAGGGATGCTATTAACCATGGAATAGGTTATCTACCAGAGGATTGGAGGCTATCCCTAGTTCTAATTATGTCTATAAGTGAAAATATATCGTTACCGATAATAAATAGCTTAAGAGTTATAAACCTAGGTGGATTATCACCTATAGATTTCTCATCAGAGTCAAAAATATCTCGAGACTATGTCAATAAACTTAGAGTAGTGCCACCAGACATTAAGAGAAGGACGTTATATCTTAGTGGTGGAAATAAGCAGAAAGTTGCAATAGCAAAACTTCTTGCTTCTCGATCAAAGATACTTATACTTGATGAACCCACTCATGGTATTGATGTTGGTGCTAAAGTTGAAATTAGAAAGCTTATGTGTGATATTGCTAAGGAGGGAAAGGCAGTTATATTGATATCATCAGAACTGCCAGAGGTTATAAATATGAGTGATAGGATTTTGGTAATGCGTGAAGGGACTATTGTAGCTGAGTTTAGTAGAGATGAAGCATCAGAAGAGAAAATTGCTAGAGCTGCTATTCTCTAA
- a CDS encoding transporter, CPA2 family (2.A.37) (InterPro IPR006153~KEGG: pas:Pars_1535 sodium/hydrogen exchanger~PFAM: sodium/hydrogen exchanger~SPTR: A4WL22 Sodium/hydrogen exchanger~PFAM: Sodium/hydrogen exchanger family) yields the protein MSFLYGLSLTLVIAVIVASIFEKLRFLPSAGFLLAGFIVKMISLYIAPNLFMSFDVYGFGYYLLVISSILIAFEMGREIGSTGFDPKVVSFIALETTLIMILSISILRAFGLALDEAISVGIALLSSSSTTVYVLTRDVSSSTRSIALSITLLEDIALLTMLSLVRGRGSNPLITLTLTVLMALIGSIIFRYLSRIFYVSRYPYILSIAIALAYAGVAESFASPYLGAFVAGYIIQRNIGSINSSESFTSIAVLLYMLSIGMVFPYINIFRLHIFILVIILSLISIAIRAIAVFLTSLIILGDAREATIISLRMTSISELAPLVALTAVGGGITSHDIAVALVLMPIATIAIAPIIASRSSGIADTIGRYIKVRKVFTRIDDLYRILSDIVYTSIKIVGILIAIAIVTTFLSYIALASIPISVYALYRYYKQLSDKIDKLYSGIGIVARYIVRFFIVLALSLLTVYILTTLSETIQMINILRPYLPIAIPIVIAVIVIDMAIEIMNRYRLKSNQIY from the coding sequence ATGAGTTTTCTCTATGGCCTCTCACTTACATTGGTTATAGCAGTTATAGTTGCATCTATCTTTGAAAAGCTTAGGTTTCTTCCATCTGCAGGTTTTCTTTTAGCGGGTTTTATAGTCAAGATGATTTCATTGTATATCGCTCCAAATCTTTTTATGAGTTTTGATGTATATGGATTTGGATACTACCTCCTTGTTATTAGCAGTATTCTTATAGCTTTTGAGATGGGTAGAGAGATAGGTTCTACAGGATTTGATCCTAAGGTTGTATCATTTATAGCTCTTGAAACTACTCTAATAATGATTCTTTCAATATCTATACTAAGAGCTTTTGGATTAGCTTTAGATGAAGCTATATCTGTTGGTATAGCCCTTCTATCCTCTAGTAGCACAACTGTATATGTACTGACAAGAGATGTTTCTAGCTCTACAAGAAGTATTGCTCTATCCATAACTCTTCTAGAGGATATTGCTCTACTAACTATGCTAAGCCTTGTTAGGGGTAGGGGCAGTAATCCGTTGATAACACTAACACTTACAGTTCTAATGGCGCTAATCGGAAGCATTATATTTAGATACCTTAGCAGGATATTCTATGTAAGTAGATACCCATATATATTATCCATAGCTATAGCATTGGCATATGCGGGAGTAGCAGAATCCTTTGCATCACCCTATCTAGGAGCATTTGTTGCTGGCTATATTATCCAGAGAAATATTGGCAGTATCAATTCCTCAGAGAGCTTTACATCGATAGCAGTATTGCTATATATGCTTTCAATAGGTATGGTATTTCCATATATAAACATATTTAGGCTCCACATATTTATACTCGTCATAATTCTATCGCTTATCTCTATAGCTATTAGAGCTATAGCAGTATTCCTAACATCACTAATAATACTTGGTGATGCAAGAGAAGCTACCATTATAAGCCTTAGAATGACATCTATAAGTGAATTAGCACCTCTAGTAGCTCTAACAGCAGTTGGAGGAGGTATAACATCGCATGACATTGCAGTAGCACTTGTATTAATGCCTATAGCAACAATAGCTATAGCACCTATAATAGCATCTAGATCTAGTGGTATTGCAGATACTATTGGTAGATATATAAAAGTTAGAAAAGTATTTACAAGGATAGATGATTTATATAGAATTCTGTCAGATATAGTGTATACCTCTATAAAGATTGTAGGGATATTGATAGCTATAGCCATAGTAACGACATTTCTAAGCTATATAGCCCTAGCCTCTATACCTATATCAGTCTATGCCCTGTATAGATACTATAAACAGCTATCAGATAAGATAGATAAGCTATATAGCGGCATAGGGATAGTAGCTAGATATATAGTGAGATTCTTTATAGTTCTAGCTCTATCACTATTAACAGTATATATATTGACAACACTATCAGAGACAATACAGATGATAAATATCTTGAGACCTTATCTACCTATAGCAATACCAATAGTTATAGCAGTCATAGTTATTGACATGGCTATAGAGATTATGAATAGATATCGCTTAAAATCTAATCAAATATATTGA
- a CDS encoding hypothetical protein (KEGG: dka:DKAM_0598 hypothetical protein~SPTR: B8D493 Putative uncharacterized protein): protein MKRFRDIRVLSTLSTLILIAIGLIALAETQPPKLYVFRGASPFNDGVIGTMDFMNMVRSRYPDTISISSLHELNSISKADRCLYIVVSPEIPYSVEEARYIANTLISRCNTLSFLIADENTTSNNILTSLDSDISIDGRIIYSNVYGFYPPTYIDLRDIAREGDAKVYSIVLDIASPINVKESAIVIGRTVDGYTVAVYRSLHMLNRSIEIIAIGDGSIFLNQVMRSNTTIYRDLAMSLTNILCGYDNKCKVIFDGSHYQAIDPLNIFSSSSSFRPSDIASLAIYQDVFTIALSVMLRFIHPSTWLPPLVEYINRFFVSITTSFLLSTAIAVILMAIVYRVFLRRENIVVDQRLPEVREVEMFVFRDLRESIARGKYRLTKHDFVNLFEIIDNVFRSVVGVELCSNRALEYISSLVGSEKAGRYVDRMCRGYRKAVRGGIRPFILSWHRYTMSMIRESESILNAMGYTLTREKGVEYIFLK, encoded by the coding sequence GTGAAGAGATTTAGAGATATAAGAGTTTTATCAACATTATCAACACTTATACTCATAGCTATAGGGCTTATAGCATTAGCGGAGACACAACCTCCAAAGCTATATGTATTTAGAGGTGCATCGCCATTTAACGACGGTGTTATAGGGACAATGGATTTTATGAATATGGTTAGATCTAGATATCCAGACACAATATCTATATCGTCTCTACATGAACTTAACAGTATCTCCAAGGCTGATAGATGTCTATATATAGTTGTATCTCCTGAGATCCCATATAGTGTAGAGGAGGCTAGATATATAGCCAACACACTTATATCTAGATGCAACACATTATCGTTTCTTATAGCAGATGAGAACACCACATCAAACAATATTCTAACGTCTCTAGATAGCGACATAAGCATAGATGGAAGGATAATATATAGCAATGTATATGGCTTCTATCCACCTACATACATAGACCTTAGAGATATTGCTAGGGAAGGAGATGCAAAGGTGTACAGCATTGTTCTAGATATTGCATCACCCATAAATGTCAAGGAATCTGCAATAGTTATTGGAAGAACTGTTGATGGTTATACCGTAGCTGTCTATAGAAGTCTACACATGTTGAATAGGTCTATAGAGATTATAGCTATAGGCGATGGCTCTATATTTCTAAACCAGGTTATGAGATCAAATACAACTATCTATAGAGATCTTGCCATGTCTTTAACAAATATTTTATGTGGCTATGACAATAAATGCAAGGTTATCTTTGATGGAAGTCATTACCAGGCTATAGACCCTCTAAACATATTCTCTAGCTCTTCCAGCTTCAGACCAAGTGACATAGCTTCTCTAGCCATATACCAAGATGTCTTCACAATAGCTCTCTCAGTCATGCTGAGATTTATACATCCATCTACATGGCTACCACCACTAGTTGAATATATAAACAGATTCTTTGTCTCCATAACAACAAGTTTCCTGTTATCAACAGCTATTGCCGTTATTCTTATGGCTATAGTATACAGGGTCTTTCTCAGAAGGGAAAATATTGTTGTTGATCAGAGGCTCCCTGAGGTTAGGGAGGTAGAGATGTTTGTATTTAGAGATTTGAGAGAATCTATCGCTAGGGGGAAATATAGATTGACTAAACACGATTTTGTTAACCTCTTTGAGATTATAGACAATGTCTTTAGGAGTGTTGTGGGTGTTGAGCTCTGTAGCAATAGGGCTTTAGAGTATATATCTAGTCTTGTTGGATCTGAGAAGGCTGGGAGGTATGTAGATAGGATGTGTAGGGGTTATAGGAAAGCTGTTAGAGGTGGTATAAGACCATTTATATTGTCGTGGCATAGATATACAATGTCTATGATTAGAGAGAGTGAGTCTATTCTAAATGCAATGGGGTATACACTAACTAGGGAGAAGGGAGTAGAATATATATTCCTAAAGTGA